The following coding sequences are from one Spea bombifrons isolate aSpeBom1 chromosome 13, aSpeBom1.2.pri, whole genome shotgun sequence window:
- the GALR2 gene encoding galanin receptor type 2, with protein sequence MNISIQMSSSDSYHPESILIPVLYSLIFLVGTVGNSLVLAVLLRNGKINNTTNLFILNLGVADLCFIIFCVPFQATIYTLDSWVFGPFMCKAVHFFIYLTMYASSFTLTTVSLDRYLAIRYPLRSRELRTPKNALMAITLIWTLSLIFSGPYLSYYQEFQLANLTVCHPVWQISRRKTMDLCTFIFSYVIPVLILGLTYARTIRYLWTSVNPIDDMSESKRAKRRVTRMIIIVAVLFCLCWLPHHLVILCVWFGYFPLNNFTYALRILSHLVSYANSCVNPVVYALVSKHFRKGFRKIFRCLLFRQRPANKVHMVPAAHAGVSTLEGACTEVTQLSEGHVHCSACCHDPVSPWKETERIGDKAAQSFITFNVT encoded by the exons ATGAATATCTCCATCCAGATGTCATCTTCAGACAGCTACCATCCTGAGTCTATACTTATCCCAGTACTCTACTCCCTTATTTTTCTCGTGGGGACAGTGGGCAACAGCTTGGTATTGGCTGTACTATTAAGAAATGGCAAGATTAATAACACCACCAACCTATTCATCCTTAATCTTGGAGTTGCAGATCTGtgctttatcattttttgtgtgCCTTTCCAAGCCACCATTTATACCCTGGACAGCTGGGTCTTTGGCCCCTTTATGTGCAAAGCTGTGCATTTCTTCATATACCTGACTATGTATGCCTCCAGCTTCACCTTGACCACAGTGTCCTTGGACAG GTATCTGGCTATACGTTACCCCCTTCGCTCCAGGGAGCTTCGAACACCAAAGAATGCATTAATGGCCATCACGCTAATTTGGACCTTATCGTTGATATTTTCAGGCCCTTATCTCAGCTACTACCAGGAGTTTCAGCTGGCTAACCTAACAGTTTGTCATCCAGTATGGCAGATTTCCCGTCGTAAGACCATGGACCTTTGCACCTTCATCTTCAGCTACGTCATCCCTGTGCTTATCCTTGGTCTTACCTACGCTCGTACAATCCGCTACCTGTGGACTTCTGTCAACCCCATTGATGACATGTCAGAGTCAAAGAGGGCCAAGAGGAGGGTGACCCGTATGATCATCATTGTGGCTGTCTTGTTCTGCTTGTGCTGGCTGCCCCACCACTTAGTCATACTTTGTGTCTGGTTTGGGTACTTCCCCCTCAACAACTTCACTTACGCCCTACGCATTCTCTCCCACCTGGTATCCTATGCTAACTCCTGCGTCAATCCTGTAGTGTACGCTTTGGTCTCCAAGCACTTTCGTAAGGGTTTCCGCAAAATATTCCGCTGTCTACTATTTCGACAAAGGCCGGCTAACAAGGTTCACATGGTTCCTGCTGCCCATGCTGGGGTCAGCACGCTGGAGGGAGCATGCACAGAGGTGACCCAGCTCAGTGAAGGTCACGTGCATTGTTCTGCTTGCTGCCATGACCCTGTCAGTCCTTGGAAGGAGACCGAGAGAATTGGGGATAAAGCAGCCCAGTCTTTTATCACGTTCAATGTCACATAG